ATGTCTGCCCTGTGATCCGCTCGAACGCCTCGATATAGACCGCCGCCGTCTTCAACCGCATCTCGCGGGGGATCTCGGGGATCGGGTCCTTGTAGGGATTGCAGCGCGCGGTCACCCAGCTCCTCACGAAATCCTTGTCGAAGCTTTCGGGCCGCTGGCCGGCCGCGACGCGCGCCTCGTAGCTGTCGGCGAACCAGTAGCGGCTGCTGTCGGGCGTGTGGATCTCGTCGGCGAGGATGATCCGGCCGCCCTCGTCGAGACCGAACTCGTATTTGGTATCGACCAGGATCAGCCCGCGCCTGGCGGCCATTTCGCGGCCGCGCGCGAACAGCGCCAGCGCGTATCGGGAGAGCTGGTCCCATTGCGGGCGGGTCAGGACCTTGCGCTCGACGATCTCGGCCGCCGAGAGCGGCTCGTCATGGCCGGCATCGAAGGCCTTGGTCGTCGGCGTGATGATGGTCTGCGGCAGCTTCTGGTTCTCGCGCATGCCGTCCGGGAACCTGATCCCGTACATCTCGCGCTTTCCCGCCTTGTACATCGGCCAGATCGAGGTGCCGGTGGTGCCGGCCAGATAATCGCGCACCACGATCTCGACCGGCATGATGGTCAGGCGCCGACAGGCCACGACATTGGGATCGGGATAGGCCAGCACATGGTTGGGACAGATGTCGCCGGTCGCCTCGAACCAGAAGCGCGCGGTCTGGGTCAGCACCTGGCCCTTTAGAGGAATCGAGGTCAGGATCCGGTCGAAGGCGCTCAGGCGATCGGTCGCGACGATGATGCGCCGCCCATCGGGCAGGTCGTAATTGTCGCGCACCTTGCCCTTGTAATGGTTGGGCAGCTCGGGGAAGGAAACTTCGGCGAGAACCCGATCGAGATAGGGTTCCACGGACTTCGGATCGATCATGAATAAGGCTTCGTCTCTGGCGTGAATGAGGGAATTGCGGCCGCGCTCAATGCGCGGCGAGCTCGGGGATGCGGGTCGCGGGCGGCGTGTTGCGGCTGCGCTGGGTGCGGACGATCCCGTCGATGACGGTCATGCCCACGCCCGGCAGGTCACCCAGCCGGATGCTGTCGAGCATGGTCTTGCCCGGCGAATGCTGCGCCTTGTCGAGGAAGACGAAGTCGGCCGCCCGCCCCTTCTCGATCAGGCCGCAATCGAGCGAGCGCATCCGCGCGGTGTTGCCGGTGGCGAAGCAGATCGCGATCTCGGCCGGAATGTCGCCCAGCGAGGACAGCATCGAGATCATGCGCAGGATGCCGAGCGGCTGCACGCCCGATCCCGCCGGCGCATCGGTGCCGAGGATGACGCGCTCGAGCTGACCCATCTCCTTGGCGGTGCGCAGCGTGAAGAGCGCCGAGCGCTCATTGCCGTTATGGACCAGTTCGAGCCCGCGCTGGCAGCCCTCGCAGATGCAGCGGATCTGATCGTCCGGCAGGGCCGTATGTCCGCCATTGATATGGCCGACCACGTCGGTGTCGGCCTCCAGCACCACATCCTTGTCGATCAGGCCCGAGCCCGGGATCGAGGGGCCGCCGGTATGGATCGTGCTCTGGATTCCGTATTTGCGGGCCCAGGCGACCATCTTCCGGGCGGTCGGCCCGTCCTTGACGCCGCCCAGCCCCACCTCGCCCAGATACTTCACGCCGGCGGCGCCGAGTTCCTTGAAATCCTCCTCGCTCATGCCGGTCTCGATCACCGGCGCGCCGCCATGGACCTTGACCCCGCTGGAGCGGAAATTGGCGAAGGCGCGCTGGGCGAAGATCGCCATCGCCTTGACCCCGACGATGTCCTTGGGTCGGCCCGGCATATGGACCTCGCCGGCCGAGATCATGGTGGTCACGCCGCCATGGAGATAGCTGTCGATCCAGTTGATCTGACTCTGGCGCGGCGTCCAGTCGCCGGCCACCGGATGGACGTGGCTGTCGATCAGGCCCGGCGCCACGGCCGTCTCCTTGGCGTCGATCACCGTGCCCGCGCCCGACAGGTCCAGGTCTCTGGCCCGGCCGACGGCGGAGATGCGGCCGTCGACCGCGACGATCGCGTCGGCGTCGAGGATGGGTTTCTGCAGGTCGCCGCTCAGCAGCAGACCGATATTGCGGATGACGAGCTTGCCGGGCCCGCCGGCCGGCTTGGCTTCCTCGGCTGCCATGATCGCACTCCCGGGAGGTCTTGAGGGTTGGGACCGCCAGTATTCAAAGAACCGGCCCCCGCCGCAAGGCCGCGGAACCGCCCGCCTGCGCCCGCCGTTGAGAAGCAGGCCGGCGCCGCCGGCCGCCATCAGCGGGAGACCCCTCCATGAAGCCCTGCGAATCCTGCGGAAATAGCTACGACAAGGCGTTCGAAGTCATCATCGGCGGCACCAGCCACACCTTCGATTCCTTCGAATGCGCCATCCAGGCCCTGGCGCCCATTTGCGCCCATTGCGGCGTCAAGATCGTCGGCCACGGGCTCGAAGCCGATGGCGCCATCTTCTGCTGCAATCACTGCGCCGGCCATAAAGGCGAGACGAGGCTCCGCGACCGCGCCTAGCGGATCCGTTCCCACTCATTCGCGGTGAAAGAGCTCCTTCAGCTCCATCTTCGCCCGCTCGAGAACTTTTTTCTGGCTGGCGAGAGATTGCGGCCGCCGCGATTAATATAGAAGTTCAACATCGACATGGCGGACTGGTAAGGGCCTGCTCTCCGTCGGTGGCTGGTTTCGGCCGAGCGCTTGAGCGAGCGGGCGATGCGCTTCGGATCCGCCCATTTGAACACCGTCGGGGTGAGGTCGAGGGCATCGCTCTTAGCCATCACGCCCGCAGACCAGCGTTTAATCTTGCTCGCGCTGGGACTGGTCTTGCGCCGGCCGGTTTTGAGAGAGGCCCTCTTGGATGAGGTCTTTCTTGGAGACATCTTCTTCCGGGTTGCCATCGTCTGCTCCTTTCTGGGTGCAGAAAACGACGTAACGCCTGCTACGCGGCGATGTTCCCTCGCACCGGTCTTATTCAGACCCTCAATTCAACCAGATAGTTCCGGTGCGCATCGGTCACGGCCGTCTGGCCCTTGAGCAGCAGGATGGTCGTGGTGGGCTCCTCGATCAGCGCCGGACCGTCGATGCGCGCGCCGCTGCCCAGTTTGTCGCCCTGATAGACCGGCAGCTCGACGAAGCCCTGCTTGGCGCCGAGATAGACCTTCCGGCGTGACTTCGGCGCCGGCAGGCCTACCTGCCTCGGCAGATCGACGCCCCGGCGGTCAGCCCCGCCGGTGTCGCCCACCGCCCGCACCTTCCAGGTGGTGAACTCGACCACGTCGTTCTCATCCTTGATGGTGTAGATGCGCTCATGCATCTGGTGGAAGGCCGCCGCCAGCCGCGGGAAGTCGCCCGCGCCGAGCCGGTCGCCCGGCAGCGTGAAGGGCACCTCGATATCCCAGGACTGGTAGAGATAGCGGCCCTGATAGGCATATTCGAAGCGCTGCCTGTTGCGCGGGAAGCCGGCCCGGTCGAGGAAATCGCGGCCGCGCTGGCGCAGGCGGTCGATCAGGGCGTTGGTGCGCTCGACATCGAAATCCGTATGCGTTTCATGCAGCGTCGCCGCCTCTTCCCAGCGCACGTCGGAGATGAGGCCGCCATAGGCGCTCAAACCGGCCGCGAAGCTCGGGATCATGAAGCGCTTGATGCCCAGGATCTGCGCCATCTCGCCGATATGGCAGGCGGTGGCCCCGCCGCCCGACACCAGATAGCTGTCGCGCGGGTCGATGCCCTCATTGACGGTGATGTCCTCGACCGCGCCGATCATGTTGTGGTTCGAGGTGGTGTAGATCGCGTAGGCCGCCTCGACCGTGCCGAGACCGACCTTCCTGGCGAAGCGCTCGACCGCCTCGACCGCCCTGCCCCGATCGAGCTTCATCTGCCCGCCGAGGAAATAGTCCGGATCGATGATGCCGAGCACGACATTGGCGTCGGTGACCGTGGCCTCGGTCCCGCCCTTGCCATAGCAGGCCGGACCGGGCTTGGCGGCGGCACTCTGCGGGCCGACCTTGATCAGGCCGCCGGCATCGACCCAGGCGATGCTGCCGCCGCCGGCCCCTACCGAGCGCACGTCGATCTTGGGGATTCCCAGCATGTCCATGCCAAAGGTCGCCTCCGGCGTGACCACGAGCTGGCGGTCGCGCAGCGCCGAGACGTCGAAGGTGGTGCCGCCCATATCGACCACGATCACGTTGGGATCGGTGGTGAGATGCATCGCGGCGATCGGCGCCAAAGTGGGGCCCGACATGACGCTGTAGATCGGCCGGGCGATGATTTCGTCCGGCGGCATCATGCCGCCGACGCAATTGGCGATGAGGAGCTCGTTCTTGTAGCCGGCCGCGCGCAGCGCCTGGTCGAGCTGGCTCACATAGGCGCCGACGATCGGATAGAGCGAGGCGTTGATCGCGGTCGCAATGGTGCGGCGGTATTCGCGCGGCACCGGATTGAGCTCATGGCTCAGGGTCACGGGGATGCCGGGCAGCTCGTTCTGCAGGATCTCGCGCACGCGCAGCTCATGCTTCGGATTGACGATCGACCAGAGCAGACTGACGGCAACCGCCGCGACGTTGCAGGTCTCGAGATGCTTCGCCGCCGCCACGACGTCGGCCTCGACCAGGGGATCGATCTCGTTGCCCATGGAGTCGATCCGGCCCCGCACCTCGCAGGTGAATTTGCGCGGGATATAGGGCTCCGGATAATCGATCTTGGTCAGGAAGGCGCGTTTGCGCGGCGCCTCGCGCAGCGTGAGGATGTCGGGATGGCCCGCATTGCAGATCAGACCCGCGGTCGCGACCTTGCCTTCGACCAGCGCATTGGTCGAAACGGTGGTGCCATGCACCAGAAGCTCGAGCTTCGCCAGGAAGTCGGTCAGGGACAGCCCGCGCGATTTGGCGGCCAGGGTCAGCACATCCATGAAGCCGCGCTCGAACTCGCCGGGCGTGGTCGGGGATTTCATGATCTCGAGCCCTTTGCCGCGCTCATAGAGGATGAGGTCGGTGAAGGTTCCGCCGATATCGATGCAGCCTACGAACATGTCGGTTCTCTATGCTCTCGCGTCGGGGGCCGCCGACGCCGCCGGCTTCGGGTCGCCCCGACCCCATTTTGGCCAAGCCAGCTCGAAATCGCCCACCAGCCCCTGCGGGCGGAAGATCAGGATCAACAGCATCATCAGCGCCAGCGCGATCTCCTGCAGGCCGGGCGGCGCCGACAGGACCGTGTCACCGATGGAAATGCCCTTCTCGATGGTACGGAAGATCTCCGATACCGCCGAGACCACGGCGACGCCGACCACCGCCCCCGTCAGACTGCGCATCCCGCCGACCACCAGCATCGCGAGCGTGGTGAAGGTCAGGTTGAGATAGAAGGTGTTGGCGGTGACCGTGCCGATGAAATGCGCATAGAGCACGCCGCCCAAACCGACGAAGACGGCGCTGATGACGAAGGCCACCAGCCGCTCGCGCGCCGGATCGATGCCGGACGCCGTCGCCGCCACCTCGTTCTCACGCGAGCATTGCAGCAGCAGGCCGCGCCGCGACTGCTTATACGCGGCGGCCACGACCAGCGTCACCAGCGCCGCCCCCAGCGCCACCCAGAGATTGACATAGACCGGCAGTCCCACCAGCGCCTGGCGCCCGCCCGTCACCTCCTGCCAGTTGGCGGTGACGACATGGACCACCATCAGCACGCCGAAGGTCGCCATCGGCAGGGCGATGCCCTTGAGCCGCATGATCGGCGCACCAACGATGAGCGCGAAGAGCCCGGTCACCGCGGCGGCGATGACCGCCGCCACGGCGACGGGCACCTGCAGGGCTTCGAGCGCCGGCGGCAGCTTCAGCAGCACCGCCTTCTTGACCGGCGGAATGGTCATGATGGCCGAGCTGTAGCCGGCGATCGCCATGAAGGCGATATGGCCGAAGGAGAGCACGCCCGAATTGCCGACGAAGATGAACATGCCGAGCACGACCACCAGCTTGATGATGGCCTCGGTGACCGTACGTTGCAGCGCCGGCGGACCCAGCGCCGCCAGCAAGGCCGCGAGCACGATCAGCGCCGCGAGGAACAGGCAGCTCTTGAGCTTGCGCTGGCGTTCGACGGACCAGGATTCGGCCATGGCCTAGACCCTCTCCCGGTCGGAAGCCTTCACCAGCAACCCTTCCGGCCGCCAGAGCAGGAAGGCGATGAAGAGCGCGAAGACGAAGGCGTCGCGATAGAGCCGCATGCCTTCGGGCAGATAGGTCTGGAGCAGCACCGAGACGACGCCGACCAGGAAACCGCCCAGGGCCGCCCCGGCGAGCGAACCCATGCCGCCGATGACCGAAGCGACGAAGGCGAACAGCACCATATTGACGCCCATCTTGTAGGAGGCGCCGCCGGTCTGCGCCACCATATAGACCGAGACGATGCTGGCGAGCGTGCCGGAGATGGCGAAGGCCGCCGCGATCACGCGGTTGGCGGGAATGCCCACCAGGCGCGCCATGGTGAAATCCTCGGCCGCCGCCCGCATCTGCACCCCGATCGCGGTCCAGCGGAAGAAGCTGGAGAGCCCGACCAGCAGCAGGAGGGTGACGCCCAGC
The nucleotide sequence above comes from Hypericibacter terrae. Encoded proteins:
- a CDS encoding phosphoribosylaminoimidazolesuccinocarboxamide synthase; amino-acid sequence: MIDPKSVEPYLDRVLAEVSFPELPNHYKGKVRDNYDLPDGRRIIVATDRLSAFDRILTSIPLKGQVLTQTARFWFEATGDICPNHVLAYPDPNVVACRRLTIMPVEIVVRDYLAGTTGTSIWPMYKAGKREMYGIRFPDGMRENQKLPQTIITPTTKAFDAGHDEPLSAAEIVERKVLTRPQWDQLSRYALALFARGREMAARRGLILVDTKYEFGLDEGGRIILADEIHTPDSSRYWFADSYEARVAAGQRPESFDKDFVRSWVTARCNPYKDPIPEIPREMRLKTAAVYIEAFERITGQTFAWPDPKVAPMERIGRALKGYLNG
- a CDS encoding amidohydrolase family protein encodes the protein MAAEEAKPAGGPGKLVIRNIGLLLSGDLQKPILDADAIVAVDGRISAVGRARDLDLSGAGTVIDAKETAVAPGLIDSHVHPVAGDWTPRQSQINWIDSYLHGGVTTMISAGEVHMPGRPKDIVGVKAMAIFAQRAFANFRSSGVKVHGGAPVIETGMSEEDFKELGAAGVKYLGEVGLGGVKDGPTARKMVAWARKYGIQSTIHTGGPSIPGSGLIDKDVVLEADTDVVGHINGGHTALPDDQIRCICEGCQRGLELVHNGNERSALFTLRTAKEMGQLERVILGTDAPAGSGVQPLGILRMISMLSSLGDIPAEIAICFATGNTARMRSLDCGLIEKGRAADFVFLDKAQHSPGKTMLDSIRLGDLPGVGMTVIDGIVRTQRSRNTPPATRIPELAAH
- a CDS encoding DUF3175 domain-containing protein, producing MATRKKMSPRKTSSKRASLKTGRRKTSPSASKIKRWSAGVMAKSDALDLTPTVFKWADPKRIARSLKRSAETSHRRRAGPYQSAMSMLNFYINRGGRNLSPARKKFSSGRRWS
- a CDS encoding hydantoinase/oxoprolinase family protein; amino-acid sequence: MFVGCIDIGGTFTDLILYERGKGLEIMKSPTTPGEFERGFMDVLTLAAKSRGLSLTDFLAKLELLVHGTTVSTNALVEGKVATAGLICNAGHPDILTLREAPRKRAFLTKIDYPEPYIPRKFTCEVRGRIDSMGNEIDPLVEADVVAAAKHLETCNVAAVAVSLLWSIVNPKHELRVREILQNELPGIPVTLSHELNPVPREYRRTIATAINASLYPIVGAYVSQLDQALRAAGYKNELLIANCVGGMMPPDEIIARPIYSVMSGPTLAPIAAMHLTTDPNVIVVDMGGTTFDVSALRDRQLVVTPEATFGMDMLGIPKIDVRSVGAGGGSIAWVDAGGLIKVGPQSAAAKPGPACYGKGGTEATVTDANVVLGIIDPDYFLGGQMKLDRGRAVEAVERFARKVGLGTVEAAYAIYTTSNHNMIGAVEDITVNEGIDPRDSYLVSGGGATACHIGEMAQILGIKRFMIPSFAAGLSAYGGLISDVRWEEAATLHETHTDFDVERTNALIDRLRQRGRDFLDRAGFPRNRQRFEYAYQGRYLYQSWDIEVPFTLPGDRLGAGDFPRLAAAFHQMHERIYTIKDENDVVEFTTWKVRAVGDTGGADRRGVDLPRQVGLPAPKSRRKVYLGAKQGFVELPVYQGDKLGSGARIDGPALIEEPTTTILLLKGQTAVTDAHRNYLVELRV
- a CDS encoding branched-chain amino acid ABC transporter permease, which encodes MAESWSVERQRKLKSCLFLAALIVLAALLAALGPPALQRTVTEAIIKLVVVLGMFIFVGNSGVLSFGHIAFMAIAGYSSAIMTIPPVKKAVLLKLPPALEALQVPVAVAAVIAAAVTGLFALIVGAPIMRLKGIALPMATFGVLMVVHVVTANWQEVTGGRQALVGLPVYVNLWVALGAALVTLVVAAAYKQSRRGLLLQCSRENEVAATASGIDPARERLVAFVISAVFVGLGGVLYAHFIGTVTANTFYLNLTFTTLAMLVVGGMRSLTGAVVGVAVVSAVSEIFRTIEKGISIGDTVLSAPPGLQEIALALMMLLILIFRPQGLVGDFELAWPKWGRGDPKPAASAAPDARA
- a CDS encoding branched-chain amino acid ABC transporter permease gives rise to the protein MNFLQSLIDASSLGAVYALAALGIGLTFSIMRLINFAHGELIMIGGYTLYMSASQPYLVMGIAALLVVTILALGMERVAFRPLRGASPATLLIASFAVSFLLQHVAMMIFGARPVAIDFLSPLNQSLEIGALRVPWLQLLALGVTLLLLVGLSSFFRWTAIGVQMRAAAEDFTMARLVGIPANRVIAAAFAISGTLASIVSVYMVAQTGGASYKMGVNMVLFAFVASVIGGMGSLAGAALGGFLVGVVSVLLQTYLPEGMRLYRDAFVFALFIAFLLWRPEGLLVKASDRERV